TAGGTGAATCCCAGTCctacacatgcaggagtctgactgcctccctgcttctagcttgggggtggggtggggatttcTATTAGCCATTCGGGGCTTTTACAGCAACAGTGGCTATCGCCTAACACCCTGGGTTCCATTTCAAATGTCTGGcaacatgcctgaccagtggtggcacactagatagagcattaacctgagatgctaaggtcccaggttgcCAGCtccagtgtgggatcatcaacatgatcccatggttgctggcttgagcccaaggtcgctgacttgagcgagggtcactagctcagctggacccccccccccccccaaccagggcacttatgagaaataatgaacaactaaaaagtactGCAActcagttgatgtttctcatctctcacttcctgtctcatgcatgcacataaaaaaaatgtcaggCAGCTGTTCAAAACATTAAAGTCCTACAAATGTCATATCTCTAAAATGGAATCATTAACCCAAACTGGTCTCCAAATTTATGGCAAGATTGCTAATCACTGAATATCAAGTCACCATTCCAGCTACCAGATCCAAATCCCTCTTCATCTTTTTCAAAAACTATTCTTTGAATAATTGTTGCATTTCTTTAGTTACCCTCTAGATGACTTGGGGAAATTCTAAATTTGTGCTTCTATTCCCTACTTTCCCAAAGATTGTAATAAAGAATAGTCAACATTTACTGAGGGCTTAGTACTGGATGCTGAGAACATGATGAGCAATAACAAAcatgagaggaaggggaaaggcagAGAATCCAGTACACCTCGGATAGATGTATAAAATACGTTAGATTGCAGCACTATTGAATACCACGAGAGAACCACAAGTCCTGAGGAAAGTAGCAGTTGAAATCTGAAGAAAGATTACGCAGGCAAAAAAGGAGTGGACGTGTGATAAACTGAAGGTAAGGGCAAGGGCCTTTAAGAAGCAAAAAGAATGGAAAGCTAGAGGAATTTAAAGTTAGCTTCATTTTGGAGAGGTGGGCAGGGCTTTGGTTAAGTAATGCCCTGCCTGCTTTGGTGAAGCTTTTGTCTATGCAGCCACCTGCCTAGAGCGTCGTCCCCAAGCTAGCGGTTCGAgccagggtcagggcacacacaggaacatatCTGTGTgtgcctctttccctttctctcaaataaTAAACCAGTCAGTAAAGCCACTTGAAGGGTTTGGGTAagaattatttctgttttgaaaCGCTGTGTAAATCTGAGCAAATTAGACCTGAGCATCAAAATATGAAAGGATTTGGAACTAATCGTCACCTTAAATGGATGCGAAGGCGCCACAGGCAAGGCTTTGGGGCTGCAGTAGCGAGCTTACCTGTCCTCCAGTACTGACTCCATAGGCTCCACCCCTTCCGTGTCCACAGCGCGAAGCCGGTCGGCAAAGGCGATGGCTTTCTCCAGCCGTGCCACGGCCTCTTGGCTGCCGAAGTCCACAAGCGCTAGACGTTCCAGGTGCTCGATCACGTCGGCGGTGATTCTCTCACTTCCCTGGGGAGGACGCGTGAGGGAGGGTATGGGGTCATGCATACAGCCTGCTCCGCCTCCCGGCCCGCTTGCACAACCCGCGTAGACACCCCCGCCTCCTGGTATTTACTGAAGGAACTGCCTTGGAAGTGAAACCCTGGCGCCCGGCAACCGGGGCCCGAAGGATCCGCCACACAGCTCGAGCCCACATTTCTCCTCTTCTCGGCCTCCGTACGGCGCCCAGACGCAGAGCCGAGCGACGTGTCTAAGTGATGACGTCAAAGTGCGCCGCCAGTGTCGCCGCCATGAACAGCGTAGGGGAGGGATGCACTGACATGAAACGCGAGTATGACCAGTGTTTTAATCGCTGGTTTGCCGAGAAGTTCCTCAAGGGGGACAGCTCCGGGGACCCATGCACCGACCTCTTCAAGCGCTACCAGCAGTGTGTTCAGGTGAGCTGCAGCCCTCGCTTCTACGCCTAGGCCCCGCGTTCTTTGCGGTGTCCCCGGCCTCCCGTCTCGTATCCTGCGGGGGTTGGGACCGGGAGGGTGGAGAAAACGAGGCCAGTggcagttcttcttctgttaccgAGGCCACTGGcagttctttctcctcctctcaccgcCAAGGCCGCCTGGTATCTCTCCAGAtgacaaagtaaaatatttttgtagtgcTTTACTTTTTACGGAGCACGGTAATATTCTTTGGTTCACTTGGTGTTCACTTTAAAATTTGCAAAGTGGGAGCTCTTTGTATTTGAAAAACGGAACAGTCACGCCCAGAAATAGGAAGTGATTAGGCCAAGTTAACTAGAATCAAGTTGCCTTTATTTTTGTGGTGGTGCACTCTTCGTTCCACTGTTACTGTTCAGGGGCGAGGCTGGGTGTTAGCCTTTCTCTGATCTGTTAGACATTAatgagggttttatttttattatcctctCATTGGTCtggtttctctcccctcttcctccctccagtTGCTGTCTATTCCATTTGCAGACAGGAAAAGTGAGACTTGCTCAGAACTAATAAGCTTCATATTGATCTTTATAATGTGTTTTCTTCCATCAGAAAGCAATAAAGGAAAAGGAGATTCCCATTGAAGGATTGGAGTTCATGGGCCATGGCAGAGAAAAGCCTGAAAGCTCTTCTTGACCTGACAGTCACGTTGAAAATGGattccttaaatcaggaaaattgAGCACTGGGGATTTTCTCAATTAGGGTTGTGAACATAGCCATCAATTCAATgaatttagggtttttttcccctccttctaGATgttttcctctcacttggaaaagatgaTGAACCATCATCACTTTTTACTTTGGGATGATTTCTCACTTGCTTTGGCATCTTGCAGGAACTTACTGTGTTAAAACGGAATGATTTTTTGGGATTATGATTGCAATACTTCATCTGATATCGGCTTTAAATATATCTTGTATGTAAATACTGATAAACTTGTCAGGATGATCACGGTTGCCTGACCTCTCAAGTTATGCTTCAAAGGACATTTGGTATACTGTACTGGGGTCATTGTCCATGGAAGCAATTGGTTAGGACCTCTTTTTCTCTCAGGGAACTAATACTCTGAAAAGGGATCCCAGCACAACGGTTTCAGTCAATGCTTAGGAGCAGTTTTATGTTTATGTAGTAACAAATGTTAAGATTGTTGGTGGACTATGTTAGCCAAGAGGAAGCTTTTAACAGTTCCCTGTTTTAACAAGAGGTGTCAGATCTCAGATTAAGCTTCAAGAATGCTAGAACACCATTTCGGAGCTCATAATGTACTTCAGTCATTAAGATCCTTGGAGTATGCTATGGAAGAAGACCCTAAATTGGAAAGATTAGGTGTTGCCAGCTTTCAGCCTAAGTCAATGAATTATGTCAACCTGTATTATCATGAAAGTGCCAAAATGCTGTATCTGGTAAAACGGTTAGAAAGAAGTTTGCTTTCTTGCCTTGTAATATCTGTAATCATGAAGACAATAAATTGTAACATTTAATTTCTATCATTATTTGCCCCTTGTAACTTGGTGTACTATATAGAACAGTTATTACCCTAGAtacacactgggggggggggagttttatatgtttaaaagggAGAAAAGTAAGCTTTAGCTAAGCTAGGCAGTATGGCCCAGCAATTAGAAACTTCACTGACTTATAAAATTTATGTTGGCTACACAAATATCTTAAAAATGCTTATATAATGACACAAAAAGTCAGGATCAGGTGAGCATTTACATACTTTGGAATGTCATGTACTTCTCACAACTGCTTATCTTGAGTAGTTTGGTTCAATAGTATGAAACTTGATTTAAAAGCCTAAATTCTGTTCTCTACACTTTACCAATTACTACTCATTTAATGTGAGCAGTCCTTAATGTCATTTCAAAACATTCTGCATTTATATTTGGCTGTTTAAGGTCCATTTTACAAGGATTAAAAGAGATAGTTGGAAGCTGGCCAAGGGAAGCCAGACAGCAAGCTGAAGATAAGTACCTTTTTCCTGAACTCAGGCTGACCAAAGCATAACAGTTCTACGGGGAAGCACAGGCTGTGATTATATCATGAAATGGCAAGGATAGCAGGGATTCTTTCTTGATTATAAATGGTTTTCACGCCCTGTGTTTCTATGTGCCTCACCTTCATGCAGTACCAGTTAACTGTATGTGCTGACACCAAAACCTGTAGCTTCTTGAATCTTACCACAAAAATGTTGGGTAAGCCTTGAAAATAAAATcagctcacctgaccaggtggtggcgcagtggacagagcgtcagactgggatgtggaggacccaggttcgagaccctgaggtcgccagcttgagtgtgggctcatctggtttgagcacggctcaccagcttgaacccaaggtcactggctcgagcaaggggtcagtctgctgtagtaccccagtcaaggcacaacagagaaatcaatcaatgaacaactaaggaaccgcaacaaataattgatgtttctcatctctctcccttcttgtctgtctgtccctatctctgactctccctgtctctgccacaaaaaataaaaataaataaaatcaactccAAGCCAACCATGTTCTTTTACTGTAATTGCTACTGAGGATTTTCTAAAAATTGCTCCACATGCTATTTTGACTTCAACTTCCAACTATTTCAGTTACTTCAAATGCTGATGGAATGGCACAGAGGAAGCACTCCCTCTGAGAATCACAGACACCTCCTTTTAGATGAAACTGCAGCCATTCTGCTGGCCACTCAATGTCTGTCAGGACCCAATCTTGTTACTTAATTGGCTCTACTCCCTTTGCTCTACATACTCCAGGCACAAGAAACCGAGGACAGGCCTGTTATAAACCCTGTTATTCAGAGACTTGAATGGAACTTGAAAACTAAACAGCAGCCACAGACCTTCATTgcagaaaaaagaataacattaatGCTAACTTCTGAGGGAAAAATACCAAAGAATGCAGCTCGCAGCTCATGACCAATCTAATTTATTTAAGCCATCTCCTACCATAAGGAATGAGACAGAAGGTTAGTACACTCTAGTAATCATTTGATACAAGGAAAGGTCAGCTTAAGGTCCCATACACTTCTCTGGTCCTAGTGCAGAGTAATGGTCCAAACCAGTGCTGTGGTCCCCACTGGGTAGTGGTCCCGGTTCTCTTTATTCATCTTCATAGCCGGTTGGGAGCGGATTCACATGAGGATTATGGAACAGAGTATGGTTACCATCTCCCCAGGGAAAGGGctgtggagcaaagatggcaatTAATACATTCCCAGAAAATAGTTCAGAAACAGCACTGCTATGAACTGCTTAAAATAGATAGGGTGAcagataatatataaaacaaaatagaaattagtCCTTTAACTACTAGCATGTTTCAGCCTTCCTagacttttttaatattttttatttatttattcattttagagaggagagagagagacagagagagaagggggggaggagctggaagcatcaactcccatatgtgccttgaccaggcaagcccagagtttcgaactggcgacctcagcatttccgggttgacgctttatccactgctccaccacaggtcaggccttcctaTAATTTAAGAGTGCTCTTATAACTTCCAGGGCATAAGAGGAAAAGCAAGTTCAGGTTTGTTATTCACAACCACCTCCCTGCTAACTGGCGTATCAGTCCTAATTATCACTACCAAAAAGGCAGAGGTGGGTATGGGGGAGAAGTTATTCACATTCTACCTTTGAAAGGCATTGTTCTTGGGTAGTGGTTTCCAAACCAGAATGATTTTGCCTCTCCAGGGACACTGGGCAGTATCTGGAGAcatctgggggaggggagggtactAGTAGCATCTAATGGGTAGATGtcaaggatgctgctaaacatcctacaactAACAGAATGGCCTGCCCCCACAAGAACTATCCAGCTCCAAATGTGAACATTTCAAAGGCTGAGAAACTTTGCTGTATGGCTTCTAATTCTACTGTACAAGGGTGCAAGTGGGGCTCAAAGactcaaaaaattatttctgaatctATGAATCTATCTTAAGTTCTATGAGgccagccctggccaaatagctcagttggttcggagcatcgtcccaaagcacagaagttgctggttcgatccccagtcagggcatgtagagGAACataagttcctgtctctctctctctctgaaatcaataaaataacaacaacaacaaaaaagttcctATGAGGCCAGTTCTACCTGGACTAAAGAATTTAATGTAAtagttattaaagaataaaaaaacagaagaggctcctgctaaaaatacaaacaatgaaaaacaaattataaatctACATCAACAgccaaagaataaaatagttGAGAAGATATATAACCTAGAGGAGAATAAAGGGTGTCTCTTTATCATGTAGCTAGCACCTGCCAGATGCCCAGATCCTAGCAAGATGAACCACGTTCCGACTTTGTCACTCTAAGAAAGTTTCCCAAACTTTCAAGTTTTATACAACCGACAACTGTTTCAGAACAGCTATCAGAAGGCAGAAGGTGGCTGAATCAGAAAAGGAAAACTGATGGGCACTTATTGTATGACTTTGAAGAAAAAAGTGAGAAGTGACACCCCTCCCCTGTCTCAGGTTCCTTTCcgcaaaatgggagaaaataaaaattggttattattaaaagaaaaactggcctgacctgtggtggcgcagtggataaagcgtcgacctggaatgctgaggtcgccggttcgaaaccctgggcttgcctggtcaaggcacatatgggagttgatgatgcttcctgctcctccccctgttctctctatctcttttctctctctctctgtctccaataaaaaatggataaataaaatctttttttaaaaaaagaaaaactgtatacACCCGGAATCCACGCTTCCAGAGAATGAGGGCATTTGGAATGAAAGGCCAACGGACACTCCAAGAGAAAGCAAGGACGTACCTTGGACCTGATGCGGAGATGGGGGTAGGCGACGAACTCGGGTCTCTCGTGCTCCCCATGGCGCGACTTCAGAAAGACGTTCAGCATGCTCACTCCCACCCCGGGGAGCGCAACGAAGTAGGTGAGGGCCTTCCACATGCGGGCTGCGGAGGGGCAAGGCGGCTCAGGCCTGCGGCAGAGCCACAGGGCTTcgtccccctcccccaaggcttCAAGCCAAGGTCACAGTACCGCCCGCCTCGCCGGAGACAGGTTGAGGCCCGCCCCACCGACCGCAGCCCCACTACCTGAGCCCTCCTCGCCGTGGGCACCACTCGACATAGACCGCGCCAGCTGCGGCCGGAACCGACTCAGCAGCTCAGACGCCCGGGAACCAGCTGCGGCTGCCATTTTTGATCAAGATCTCCACAACGCCGGAAGCGGAAATTGAAGGACGGGCTGTGGAGGCGGGATTCCAGCCTCAAAAGAAGTTCATATTGGACCGTGTCCTTTAATCCTAGGAGCCTGCGCACTCTTTTTCTGACATACCATGTACTTGTCAAAAAAAGCTcttgccgcctgaccaggcggtggcgcagtggatagagcgtcggattgggatgcggagaacccaggttcgagaccccgaggtcgccagcttaagcgcgggctcatctggcttgagtaaaaagttcactagcttggacccaaggtcgtgggCTCAGAGCAAAAgaggttgcttggtctgctgaaggcccgcggtcaaggcacatatgagaaagcaatcaatgaacaactaaggtgtcgcaacgaaaaactgatgactgatgctctcatctctctccattcctgtctgtctctagctattcctctctccgttcctgtctgtctctagctATTCCTCTATGTCtctgggggaaaaagaaaaaaaaaaaaaagaagctcttgCGTTGTGTGCCTCCAGATTGTACTCCCCTCTCCCTACTGTCCCTACCTTGGTGAAGCTAAGCACAAAAGAAAGGTTTATGGAGGGCACCATGGCTTCCGTGATCGCTCCAAACCTATCTAAAATGCCagtcccccctcctccctggcaccatcattattattattttctctgtctcctttgaTAGAATGTAAACTCTGATGCCAAGAGTTTGTCCCACTGCAGCATGCCCAGGAATGTAGCAGGTGTTTAGCAAaaattgctgaatgaatgaacagcaaCAGGAAACAAAAATTGGCACctgctaatatttatttatttgtttatttttattttagcgagagacagagagagggacagacagaaagggagagagatgagaagcatcaacttgtagttgcagaaccttagtttgtgtgtgtgtgtgtgtgtgtgtgtgtttttacagagtcagagagagggatagacaaggacagacagacaggaacggagagagatgagaagcatcaatcattagtttttcattgcgcgttgcaacaccttagctgttcattgattgctttctcatatgtgccttgactgcgggccttcagcagactgagtaaccccttgctatagccagtgaccttgggttcaagctggtgggctttttgctcaaaccagatgagcccgcgctcaagctggtgacctcggggtcttgaacctgggtcctctgtatcccattctgacgctctatccactgcgccatcgcctggtcaggcttagttgttttttgatggctttctcatacatgccttgacccggggccttgctcaagccagcgatctttgggctcattcatgtctatggtcccacgctcaagccagccaccctgccctcaagctggtgaccttggggtttcaaacttgagtcctcagcatcccaggctgaccctttatccactgccccatcgCCTGGTAAGgctgctatatatttttatatacaacttTTGAattttactgatttcagagagaaaggaagaggaagacaggaacatcaatctgctcctgtatgtgccctactgggggttgaacctgacaatctctgcactttgggattatgttctaaccaatcgagctatccagccagggcacatctgCTGTATTTTGGTTTGAAAATCGCTCTCCCAcccatttcttgctttttcttccttctactcatccaaaaaacagttttaaaaataaaatttttttatacacCCCAAAATACACCTGCTCCTAAGCACACAGTTTAGCAGACAATGTTGGGGAAGAAGGTACCATAAAGTACCTCCAGAGACTCCCTAAGAGTTGTTATGCCCCAGCTTAAGAACCATTGAGTTGGGAAAAAATAGGAGCACTAATGTAGCAAGACTGGGTTCATATCTTGTTTCTTTCCCTTAGTCTGTGTCACCTGGGGCAAGTTAGATAAAATGGATACTTTAAGGTCATGCATTTCATGAAGACAAAAATTTAGGATCATATTACTAGAGCTTCACAATCTGACCTATCATTAGATCTTTCCCTGAGTACACTAGGGTTTTGCATGTTATGGTTTAACCAGGTTCATCAAATTCCTATGCAGCTTCAAACACAGCCAGAGTGTGTATGAGGCCCCACTGTGTGGACATGGGAAAGATCCAAACTCAGGCATCAGGAAATTCTGGGTTCAGATCTCTTGTCTGCCACCTATAgtttcctcttctctaaaatgggaaTGTAACACTCATTTTTATCCAACAAATATCTATTAAAGCCCACCCTACCTTGGGAAGTAATTCAACCTCCATCTATAGTAGTGaagtttcatttaataaataataactaatgTTCCCACTATGTTCCAGATGTGTGCAGTAGTATACAGAGCTATAAGAGCTCTCCTATGTAGCTTACAGTCTAGTGGTGGAGACAGGATTAAGTGAAAAATaacgtatttttcgctccataagacgcacttttttctcccaaaagtggaggggaaaatgcccgtgcatcttatggaggaaaagtatggtattttatttaatatttttctatttttatttatttattcattttagagaggagagagaatgagagaaaaagagagagagagagaaaggggggaggagcaggaagcatcaactcccatatgtgacttgaccagacaagtgcagggtttcgaaccagcaacctcagtgtaccaggtcaacgctttacacatcatttggttcggaatatttttttttcttactttcctccttaaaaccctaggtgtgtcttatggtcaggtgtgccttatggagcgaaaaatacggtacttaAAGCCTAGAATGtgttaaaaattcaataaatgccCCAGCCTCCGGCCCCTACCCCTCTCGGTCTTCTCCGCAGTAGGAGCAGCTCCTGCCACAGCCCCTCATCCCCTGAAAATGTACGCCTGCACCAAGTttgtctccaccccctccttggtCAGGAACACCTCTCAGCTGCTGACCCGGTCACTGTCTGCAGTGGTGCTGAACAGACCAGAGACACTGACAGATGAGAGCCTCGGC
The DNA window shown above is from Saccopteryx bilineata isolate mSacBil1 chromosome 2, mSacBil1_pri_phased_curated, whole genome shotgun sequence and carries:
- the TRIAP1 gene encoding TP53-regulated inhibitor of apoptosis 1; this translates as MTSKCAASVAAMNSVGEGCTDMKREYDQCFNRWFAEKFLKGDSSGDPCTDLFKRYQQCVQKAIKEKEIPIEGLEFMGHGREKPESSS
- the COX6A1 gene encoding cytochrome c oxidase subunit 6A1, mitochondrial, with the protein product MAAAAGSRASELLSRFRPQLARSMSSGAHGEEGSARMWKALTYFVALPGVGVSMLNVFLKSRHGEHERPEFVAYPHLRIRSKPFPWGDGNHTLFHNPHVNPLPTGYEDE
- the GATC gene encoding glutamyl-tRNA(Gln) amidotransferase subunit C, mitochondrial, coding for MWARAVWRILRAPVAGRQGFTSKAVPSGSERITADVIEHLERLALVDFGSQEAVARLEKAIAFADRLRAVDTEGVEPMESVLEDRCLYLRSDNVVEGNCAEELLQNSGRVVEEYFVAPPGNISLPTLDEEPPHRAE